Part of the Bdellovibrionales bacterium genome is shown below.
GGAGCTCGACCCGACGACACGGTGATTGTATCGGATATTGATGAAATTCCCTTACGCAGTAAAGTCAGAGAATTTGCCCATACTCCAGGTATTCGCGTTTTCGAACAGTATCTAAGTTACTACTATTTAAATAATATATGTACTTTTATCCCAGGAGAGTCCGCACAGTTCCACGGGACAAAAAACAAGCAAGGCTTTGGATTTTGGCGTGGGTCTGTGATGGTGGAATATTCCCGCATCCAATCTATCAAAAAGACACGCCTCTTTCGAGATAAAGAAAATGCCCAGACAACGGTCATCCCCAAAGGCGGATGGCATTTTAGTTATATGGGTGGGGTCGATATGATCATTAAAAAGATCGAAGCGTGGACCCATGACGAATACAATAAGCCCGAGTTTAAAAGTCCTGAGCATATTCTCCAATCGATTCGAAGTGGGACATCACTTTTCGACAAATCGATGACGTTTAAACTTTTTCCGCTGGATGACACCAGCATCCTCTGGCCAGAGGCTCTTTTAGAATCTCCGGAAAGATTCAAATCAATGATTTTAGTTTAATGGGTTTGACGAGACCAGGCTTTGAGCGACTGAAGGAACTCGGGATTGGATTTGAGCATCCAGTCTCTTGCGGATCGGACAATGGTTTCTATGTCTGAGTGTTGAGGTTGCCACTTAAGGATATTTTTAATTTTAGTAATGTCGCCCACCAGCTCTGCCGCATCACCACTTCGACGCGGAGACATCTGATACTTCACTTTTCCCCCGGTTATTTTTTCTATACTCCGAAT
Proteins encoded:
- a CDS encoding N-acetylglucosaminyltransferase, producing the protein MIYDCFAFFNELDLLDLRLKELSPVVDKFVIVEATKTFQKTPKPLYFQQNKDRYKEYEDKIIHVVVDTYPNFFTKWRVPRTWDYDNAQKEFILKGLKGARPDDTVIVSDIDEIPLRSKVREFAHTPGIRVFEQYLSYYYLNNICTFIPGESAQFHGTKNKQGFGFWRGSVMVEYSRIQSIKKTRLFRDKENAQTTVIPKGGWHFSYMGGVDMIIKKIEAWTHDEYNKPEFKSPEHILQSIRSGTSLFDKSMTFKLFPLDDTSILWPEALLESPERFKSMILV